In the genome of Geotrypetes seraphini chromosome 16, aGeoSer1.1, whole genome shotgun sequence, one region contains:
- the LOC117349746 gene encoding olfactory receptor 2B6-like: protein MEPNSIGTRNQSFVTEFVILGFKDFPEMRFPLSVLFSFLYLMAVFGNLLIICLVCADRNLHIPMYFFLSNLSIIDIGSLTNIIPELLVGLFTSYSNISFHGCILQMYCYMVSVDIEFLLLTVMAYDRYMAICNPLHYAMIMNKRVCALLTAAAWITGFLEILPYAIIISQFSFCHSNIISHFFCEITALLKLSCTDIMIIQYMTYIEGVIVSIIPFLLTLISYIFIISTILKIRSIKGKSKAFSTCSSHLMVIILLYGTLLGMYLQPDTWDSKNSNKLPSAIYIVTLPLLNPLIYSLRSKELRVALKKAINRKSKFMS from the coding sequence ATGGAGCCTAATTCCATAGGAACAAGAAATCAAAGCTTTGTGACAGAATTTGTGATACTTGGATTCAAAGACTTTCCAGAGATGCGGTTCCCTCTCTCCGTGCTCTTCTCATTCCTCTACCTGATGGCTGTGTTTGGGAACCTCCTAATTATCTGCTTAGTATGTGCTGATCGAAACCTGCACATCCCCATGTATTTCTTCTTGTCCAACTTGTCCATCATTGATATCGGCTCGTTGACCAACATTATACCGGAATTACTAGTAGGACTTTTCACGAGTTACAGTAACATATCTTTCCATGGATGTATTTTGCAAATGTACTGCTATATGGTATCTGTAGATATAGAATTTCTACTTCTTACTGTCATGGCATATGACCGCTATATGGCAATATGTAATCCTCTGCATTATGCCATGATTATGAATAAGAGGGTCTGTGCTCTCCTGACAGCTGCCGCATGGATAACAGGTTTCTTAGAGATATTACCATATGCTATAATTATATCACAATTTTCTTTCTGTCACTCCAATATAATCAGTCATTTCTTTTGTGAAATCACAGCACTGCTGAAACTTTCCTGCACAGACATTATGATTATTCAATATATGACTTACATAGAAGGGGTGATTGTAAGCATTATCCCTTTTCTTCTGACTTTAATATCTTACATATTTATCATCTCCACTATCCTAAAAATCCGCTCTATAAAAGGGAAAAGCAAGGCCTTTTCCACCTGTTCTTCCCATCTTATGGTCATCATCCTCTTATATGGAACTTTGTTAGGAATGTATTTGCAGCCTGACACATGGGACTCTAAAAATTCTAATAAGTTGCCCAGTGCAATATATATAGTCACTCTCCCATTGTTAAACCCTCTGATTTATAGCTTAAGAAGCAAAGAGTTAAGAGTGGCTCTGAAGAAAGCCATTAATAGGAAGTCAAAATTTATGAGCTAA